CACGGCCACCTTCATGCCGCTCTCCGCGTTCCACACGTGAATTTTGCCGTCCTCGGAACCTGCGACACGAAAATTGAAATTCAGGGCGcgtggagagagacaacagtcccGCTTGCGTTCACATGTAGTTCAAAtgtaactaaaatagaaaattgtGCAAATTCCCACAAGCAGCTGTCATTTAATTCCACATTTTCTCCCACTAATGCCATAGATTTTTCAATCTAGTTGCGTGTATTTAGTTCCTCCCCAACTCTGCTTACCGATGACGACGAACTGAGAGTCGGGTGTGAACGAGGCCTCCAGTGTGAcacctttgttgttgttgtatccCTGCAGGCATATTAACATGATTTTATAAAGCGACGCTTATCGTTCGGATCCATGTTATCTACATTGACCCAGTAATGAGactcacgggtgtcaaactcacgcttgccacattgttgttccggtttccctaagagggccgttacgactgtgaaacaaaaataatttcatcatctcatcatatttccataatcaatttatgaactagttttgaaatcggAAATAAAGGGCACTCtctttttccaactattcacatttgctaacacaaaaatgtttgtaaatgtttttcaaaattttgggacagattttttcaagaatcgtggaaatttACAATCCAGATTCGGCTTGGTGGGCCACttaaaaatcacgtggcgggccagatctgggccccaggcctcgagtttgacaccagtgcttgacgggtttactgtacagtacagcctcggttctcgaacaaatcggtttttgaacgaaattTTCGAGacttttttgcttctgttttcgaccaaaaatcggtactcgatcgcccccaacaaaacccagaaataacagaacgtgcgcgctttgttattgtcaattcgaacgaagccccccaaaaaacccggaaataacataacacacGTGGCGGTTGATTCGGCTTTGAAACAAATCGGTTTCCGAACCGCCTTCTCGAACGGATTGTGGCCGAGAACCGAGCCTCGAGCGCACTTCCATTAATTGAACACATGAATCGCACGTTtctatttttgtaatttcaaGCGACAACGAACTTCGTGATGCCCTGGCGCATGTGACGAAGGGGCTTGGTACGCCGACTACAACGCGAGTGACGGTGTTCGTCTCACCCCGAAGGAGTGCAGTACGGCCCCTTTGAATGCGTCCAAGATGCGGAGCGCGCCGCCGTTGGTGGACAGGAGGATGAGTTTGCCGTCGTTGCTGAACTTGAGGCCCGTCCACTCGCACGTCCTGTCGTACTGCAGCTTGAAGGTCGCGAACGGTCCCTGCGGGCCGAGGGGGATGACAAGCGTGAAGccgctcgccgccgccgctcatCGCGTTGTCGTGCCGGGCTCACCTTGTCGAATGAGCGAAGGTCGTAAAGCTTCACCATTTCTGAGTTGATGCCAGCGGAGAAAATGAGACCCTCGGGATCAAACGAGCACACCGGCTTGCCCTGGAGGTGCATGAGGCCCTGCGGGTGGCAACAGGTGGGTAAGTATTGTGACATATCACAATAtcccgctgtttttttttttttaaactaaaaagaagTGTTTTGGAAACCAGGAGGAGGGGTTGCGAAACTCTCCCGGTGTTGAGAAAATTCTAATTTCCTTTTGTTGGACAAAGACTCgtcttttattttacaatagtACAAGGagcaccgtaattcccggcctgcggagcctcaccgagtacatttgtaaaggaaaaactatttggtacatacatacgccgcagctgtgtaaaagctgcaagtgcccagtgtacattgaaacacgagatatgtacaaagaaagatggtacacaaaaaGAATTTTACGCTAGCAACTAGTGCCTCACTAAAGCTAACACTAATAGGGCCAATCAAattaaaacttaccggtaaatatcactgagacacgccagaaacacactagcgcagcactaacagggccggtaaaaaatcacttccttggcacatatattccaccgatctcactcttaccttttccgctcaagtgcccccttgaggcagttagaaaaagtgcacaaattagccgcatcaccgcataaaccgcaggttgaaagcgtgtgaaaaaaagttgcggcttgttcgccggaaatgacggtaactATTTGATTCCGATACGTGGATATGTTAGTCATTCGATTCGTTACTGTCAACGCAAACAGCCAACGGGGAATTACAGAATCCGAGTTCGAGTCCTAACGTGACTGACGGTTACCTGGCAGTTAGGTGAGCGCAGATCCCACAGCCTTATGGTTTTATCCAGGGATCCAGAAATGAAGGTATCGTCCACAGGAGACATGGAGAGGGAGGTAACTCTGCGGGGGAACAGTCAAGTGGATTACTTCAGCGCGctaggtggggtgggggcgacAAAAATACTCGTAGAGTGAGTACTCTGTTCTCGAACAGCCCCGTTCTCttaacaaatcagttttcgaacaaaaattgagatttttttttttttttttttgcttgctttcggacaaaaatcggtactcgaatacCCCcggaaaaaatccagaaataataaTATGCACGCGAcccaaccagctgatccacaacccgcgttattgtgtataacgcaacCTCTGTACGCAGAGATGTCCCTGTGGCTACATTTACTgatttttcttcctattgaggactattaacgcCCAATCATGgcgccaaagaagtgacacaagataagttctttgggaaaacaaaagaacttccagggggcgagtgacccccaccaaagagatttgatacagtagttgataggtttgcattacttttttcttgtgaactttaacaGTGCTTTGTCCCattagcatttttgttgtttcaaagattttgttagCTCGAGTCAAATGAtgtgtgttactttttgtaaaaaattatattttttgctcccccaccccctcattgttgctttttcaaacttattctgcacttttgttaaaacAGAAAAGttcacaaggctgggggccgagttgctacagatacagcgatgcactcccagcctagcctactgtactactaaagcatacattcaaagcaaaaaataaatatatttctgaaattattttactatataaagtatttaaactatacacttatttctactatgcagtgtATGAACAGgaaaagcctaaaaaaaaatctttaaaaagcctaattttgtaggcttggaacgcattatttctttttccattgattgtaatgggaaatatcgattcggttttcgaacaaatcacttctcgaaccgccttctggaacagattgtgctGTACCTACCTTTTACTGTGCCCAGGGAAGTAGCGGATGTATTTATTGTCATGAAGGGACAAGTATCTGATGGTATCTTTAGGGACggcacaatgaaaaaaatattgatcaaTATTCATGGCACGCAACACGTTGAAGAAACAATCAAGCCGCTGCAGTTGAGAAGAGTGCGCTCGGACATGGGCAAGGCAGTCATTTGTACAGTTAGCTCCAGTGTAGGGCACAATCATAGACccaaaactgtacaaaaaacTACCTCAGACCAGAGCGAGCAGTCGTGCAGGGATCATCCTGTTgaaacaccccaaaaaacaaacacgcaaACGGACACCCAGAAAATTTCTCTGACAAGGTCAAGTATGACAAAATTGGACCTGCACTACACTTCTGGTAAATattttgaatacaaaataattgtgtAAAAATGCGCAATTTGTCCTTGTTGAGTGATAACGGCCCCATTAGGTCATTTATTATAAGCATCCACTATTCATGAGAACGTATCCATCCTTAAGATCTCAGATGTTCCATACTAGCAACACTTCAGggcaacaatgacaacaaaaaatacaaaattagatGTCACACATTTGGcttataataataaatcaaacaaaacaataacctACCATCAATTTTGTTGGAACTGTAGACGACCGTGTTGGCTGCATGTGTGTACCTGATCAAATCCACTCCATACTTTTTACTGTAAAGGGTCCTCTTCGGTCTGGGATCACATTTTAGAGAGAAAATTATTAGGACTGTAAGAATAATATACTTTCATCCATCTTCCATAGAAATTGGGTTAATGGTGATCTAGACCCTAACACACCCGAAGCGGTCACAGGTCAGTTGCCGGGCACATAAGGACTCAACCATTCAAACTTACGGATATCCATGCATTTCtctattatccatccatattttttttgtatcgtgCTTGACCTCATACAGATCACAGCAGTGCAGGAGGCTTTCCTGGCAGACCTCCGGCGAGAGAAGTTGGGTAAAACCTGGACTggtctactactactactacttctatAAGAGACTCTGAAAAACGCTGTAATAGcagtcatttttgggggaacGAACAAAGATATATGCCTGTAAGTATTATCGGTTTGCATGTGTTGAGCCACCGTTGGTGTTCAAATCGTCAAAGTGACATTCAGACTGCTTGAAGTGacagccgatcacagggcacatccatGCAAGCATTCCCAGGGCTGGGCAATTTGGAGCCTTGGAATGGTCGCCTGTCAATCACAAGTCTTCATAAAAACCTCACAGAACACCCGGAGAACATGCTAATCACACAGAGGGAGGGATTCGAACCTAGAATCGAAGAACTGAGAGGCAGAAGTGGGAAAAACTTCAAAACAGTGCTACAACGATAACTGTAAGATTACATTTCTCCTCTTTAAGCAAATCAAACAATCACAACAATTACAGtcaattgatttttattttttgaactcATTCCCACCTCCGTAAGTCgcccacacacacccaaaaaaaaaaaaaaattccaggccGTTGCTCCTAAAAAGCGTTAGCATGCTAGCTAACGAGACAACAAGGGGGGTTAAACAAGGATGACGTTTGACTTACTTCCCCTCTTGGCAGTCGTACAACACCAGCGAGTCGTCGTCGCTGCTCGATATGATGGACTCTCCGTTGGAGCTGAAGTCGAAGCAGTTAATCTTGTCCGAGTTCTCCCGGAAAACCTTCGCCACCCTGAAGCTCCGCAGCACATTGTCCGTCAGCTTCATGgcggcccgcctgtgtgtgtgtcccgAGGGGACTTCCGCGACCCTCTTTCTCTACCTTTGAAAGCTTTCCGCAATACACCTCGCTTCCGAAACAAACTATTAGAGTCGCGGCGGTTAGAATCGTCGCTCTTGGATGTAATTACTGGGtgatttttattgctttctgcACAACCATTACTTGATGCGATGCCCGCGTAATGTCGGAGAAACGCATGAGGTTGGGCGACAGCCGGAAGTCACGTACGCATGGGTTATCGCGATATTCTactggaataaaaaaacaacaactttatttaaaaatacaataaaatattataaataatCACGGAAACAATCGAGTTTCATAAAATGATCACGCAATTGCCTAGGAATCAGTAATCACATGgtaaacaaaagtgaaaaaaggaGACGAGAATCAGATCAgactgaaaattatttttaaaaatcgggattatttttaatgattaaatatcaattcaaaaatattttaggaTATTGTCACAATCGGGTGAATGTTTTACAAAGCACACGATTCTTTCACGCACTTTTATCATATTTATTCACCAATCATACGCTACTCTCGCACTCAAATCTCGCGGAGTGTTACAAATCTCGCGGAGTGTAACGTAGATAGATAACTAAAATGAGTAAATAACGTcaggattattttttattatttttaatggttAAATATCAATTCAAAAATCTTTTAGGATATTGTTACAATCGGGTCCAtgtttttgaaacttttttttttcttttgcaaagcTCACGATTCTTTCACGCACATTTATCATATTTATTCACCAATCATACGCCACGCTCGCACTCAAATCTCGCGGAGTGTAACCGCCGTACGAGATACCTTATCAGCCAATGGCAGAGGAGCCAGCACACCGTGTTAGCCAATCGAGACGCGCTCCGAGTTTAAAGTCTCGTAGCGAGGGACGTTTGAAATTCAACAAGTGACTCCGAGCTGCGTTGGCAACCTTTCATCGTTGCCATTGCAACATTCGACAATACGAGTGTTATTCGGGCCGACTCTTCCGGATAGATCGATATATATTTTAATCTCAAGCTTGTCCACTTATGTCCGCTGCCGTGAAAGCCGCAATCGAGGGAGGTTAAGTCGCCTGCTTAGTGCCAACCTTCGAGCTTTTTTTCTGGAGCGTCGCGGCGTCCTAACACCCTGAGGTACGCTCAATTTTGTAAATTTTAATATTACTAACAGTTCGCTTCTTGTGACATTAATTTTTAAAGATCTATATTTTGTGTTGGCAAAAGGCCTTCTTGACCGCAAGCAAACTCCGCCGTTTTGCGATGTTGTTAGCCCAAATGCTAATTGCTAGTTTGAAATCGACGATAACGCAGAGGTGCTAAATAGGCGTCGATTATCATGATTTATTAATcgtaattattattgttacgcCATTGTTTGACCCCTTTCCAGACTATGGAGGTTGCTGCCAGGCTAAAAACGCTAAACGGCCCGACTGCTCGTAGGTCTGAAGTGAAGGTAAGTGACATTGTCAagataaacatacagtacaggtgtgtgtgtgtgtgtgtgtgtgttgtgtgtgttcgtgtgtgtgtgtgtgtggtgtgtgtgtgttcgtgtgtgtgtgtgttgtgtgtgtgttcgtgttcgttcgtgtgtgtgtgtgtgtgtgtgtgtgttcgttcgtgtgtgttcgtgtgtacGTGTGTACGTGTACAGGCACGGTGCCTCAacaggaaagcgttggcctcacagtcctggacccgcccgtgtggttTTAGCATGAACACAacttgtgcctgcgtgcgttttatccgggcactccggtttcctcccacatcccaaaaacatgcaacattaactggacactctaaattgctcgtaggtgtgattgtgagtgcggctgtttgtctccatgtgccctgcgattggctggcgaccggttcagggtgtacccggcctcctgtccgttgacagccaggataggctccggcactccccgcaacccctgtgaggataagcggctaagaagctGCAGCGctgcaaatggatggatggacggactttTTCTGCATCATTGAGCCAAAAATATAATAGTCTGAATTGGACCCAATCCTTGAATTTCTGGTGCATTTAAGCTGTGGATCCTACGCCTCTTCTTTTTGATGATTTTATCGCAGCTACCCGAAGACGGACCGCTGCGTCTCCAGCCGTCGCATGCGCCTTGCAAGCAGCCGCAACGTGTTCTGTCCGAGTCCAACGGGCCTCAGCGCTTCACGCAGCCATCAAAACACAAGTCGGCGCCCAACCTCCTCAAGGCCGCAAAGTCCGCGCAACCCGTCGATCAGAACGTCAGACCGGCGGCTACGAATGTGCACGCGCAATCCAAAGCCGTTGTCCGGCGAAGCCAACCCAGGATGAACGAGCCAACGGTGAACCTGGGAATGGCGAAACCTCCCGCGGGGGCTGCTACACCGGCGGCCGCCGTACCTGCGAAACCTGCAGCAGGAGCTGTGAAAACCGAGATGCCGCCGCAAAGTACGGTCGCGTCAAATGTATCGTCATAGTTACGTGGTTTTAGCCACCGTTACCAAAATGCTTTCATTTTCCCTTCTTTTTCAGCGGGGAAACCGGCCAAGACTGATTCTTCAGACTCAACGTCGTCAAAGTACCTCTTTCTGCGTGAACGACATTTTTGTCAATGGTTGGTCCACGTTGACGCTGGTTTGCCCCCCCCCGTGAAGGAGCAAGAAGCGGTGGAGCCTGGAGAGCTTCGAAATCGGCCGCCCGCTCGGAAAGGGCAAGTTCGGCAACGTCTACCTGGCCCGAGAGCGGGAGACCAAATTCATCCTGGCCTTGAAGGTGCTTTTCAAAAAGCAGCTGGAGAAGGCGGGCGTGGAGCACCAGCTGAGGAGAGAAGTGGAGatccagtctcacctcaggtaaaaaaaaaaaccaacaaaataataataatattaatagttATAATCCTCACAGCGGTCACAAGAGTGCCGGAGGCTATCTTAGCTAgcttcaggcaggaagcagggtaacaccctcaaccggttgtcggccaatcccagggcacatggaaacgaacaaccattcacactc
This portion of the Syngnathoides biaculeatus isolate LvHL_M chromosome 10, ASM1980259v1, whole genome shotgun sequence genome encodes:
- the wdr82 gene encoding WD repeat-containing protein 82 is translated as MKLTDNVLRSFRVAKVFRENSDKINCFDFSSNGESIISSSDDDSLVLYDCQEGKPKRTLYSKKYGVDLIRYTHAANTVVYSSNKIDDTIRYLSLHDNKYIRYFPGHSKRVTSLSMSPVDDTFISGSLDKTIRLWDLRSPNCQGLMHLQGKPVCSFDPEGLIFSAGINSEMVKLYDLRSFDKGPFATFKLQYDRTCEWTGLKFSNDGKLILLSTNGGALRILDAFKGAVLHSFGGYNNNKGVTLEASFTPDSQFVVIGSEDGKIHVWNAESGMKVAVLDGKHTGPITCLQFNPKFMTFASACSNMAFWLPTIDD
- the aurka gene encoding aurora kinase A; this translates as MEVAARLKTLNGPTARRSEVKLPEDGPLRLQPSHAPCKQPQRVLSESNGPQRFTQPSKHKSAPNLLKAAKSAQPVDQNVRPAATNVHAQSKAVVRRSQPRMNEPTVNLGMAKPPAGAATPAAAVPAKPAAGAVKTEMPPQTGKPAKTDSSDSTSSKSKKRWSLESFEIGRPLGKGKFGNVYLARERETKFILALKVLFKKQLEKAGVEHQLRREVEIQSHLRHPNILRLYGYFHDESRVYLILEYAPKGELFGELQRCKYFNEQRSATYIMELADALQYCHAKMVIHRDIKPENLLLGANGELKIADFGWSVHTPSSRRSTLCGTLDYLPPEMIEGKTHDEKVDLWSLGVLCYEFLLGKPPFETKSHEDTYRRISRVEYSYPSQSNVSPLAKDLISLLLKHNPMHRLPIRGVLTHPWVVQNSTKKPTAQAATN